The following proteins are encoded in a genomic region of Candidatus Zixiibacteriota bacterium:
- the glgP gene encoding alpha-glucan family phosphorylase has translation MVKALRTFRVTPRLPESLQRLQDIAENLWWCWNFEAIGLFRRLDGKLWEESNHNPVAMLGMVSQDRLEQLAADDGFLAQLEHAGENLDKYLVGLNWFSKTHFAEKKPIIAYFSMEFGLTECLPIYSGGLGILAGDHLKSASELGIPLVGVGLLYQQGYFQQYLNKDGWQQEYYPDNDFYNLPIEQVLNDSDQPLRIHLQFPERTVTAQIWKVLVGRVTLFLLDTNISENRPADRKITNQLYGGDRETRIQQEILLGIGGVRALDALGIEPVVYHMNEGHSAFLALERIAREIESRKLDLDQAYLMIKQSTVFTTHTPVPAGIDEFSTDLMEKYFKNYASRLNLSFREFLNLGRLDSSSGNAPFNMALLAIRAASFINGVSQLHGEVSRKMFQSAWKNIPPEEVPVIHITNGVHTRSWISHDMATLFDRYLGPRWASRPADQTVWERVESIPDEELWQTHERRRERLIAFARRRLFNQLEKRGALSSELAHAQEVLNPDILTIGFARRFATYKRGTLILHDLDRLKQILCNRKRPVQIIFAGKAHPRDFEGKELIKQIVHVARDEQLRRHIVFLENYDIKLARYLVQGIDVWLNNPLRPMEASGTSGMKVVFNGGINFSTLDGWWVEGYTRETGWSIGMGEVYDNLAYQNEVEANALYDTLEKEIAHLYYDRGPDGLPRKWIHKMKESMKGLCPIFNTNRMVKEYAEKFYLPAFRQSRILQNRGMAELKDFSEWHKRMQRKWDQVRVVGISNNLGPSISVGENLNLEAVINLGELKPADVMVQLIIGNLDAEGRIREPKKYVMNAGEQNGDGSIRYNASIAFRGSGNHGFTVRVLPNYRLLMNPFEMGLIAWADNEL, from the coding sequence ATGGTTAAAGCCTTGAGAACATTCCGGGTCACCCCCCGGCTTCCTGAATCATTGCAACGCTTGCAGGACATAGCCGAGAACCTGTGGTGGTGCTGGAATTTTGAAGCAATCGGACTGTTTCGTCGTCTGGACGGCAAACTATGGGAAGAATCCAATCACAACCCGGTGGCCATGCTGGGCATGGTCAGCCAGGACCGGCTCGAACAGTTGGCGGCCGATGACGGTTTTCTGGCACAACTGGAACATGCAGGGGAAAACCTCGACAAATACCTGGTCGGTCTGAACTGGTTTTCCAAGACTCACTTCGCTGAAAAGAAACCTATTATTGCATATTTTTCAATGGAATTCGGCCTGACTGAATGCCTGCCGATATACTCCGGTGGTCTCGGTATTCTGGCCGGGGATCATCTCAAGTCAGCCAGTGAACTGGGAATTCCACTTGTAGGTGTCGGGCTTTTGTACCAACAGGGATACTTTCAGCAGTATCTCAACAAGGATGGCTGGCAACAGGAATACTATCCCGACAATGATTTTTATAATCTGCCGATCGAACAGGTTCTAAATGATTCCGATCAACCCCTCAGGATCCATCTGCAGTTCCCGGAGCGGACTGTAACCGCTCAGATCTGGAAAGTGCTGGTGGGCAGAGTGACGCTTTTCCTGCTCGACACAAACATCAGCGAAAACCGTCCGGCTGACCGCAAGATAACCAACCAGCTTTATGGTGGCGACCGCGAGACCCGTATCCAGCAGGAAATTTTGCTCGGTATCGGTGGTGTCCGAGCACTCGACGCGCTGGGAATAGAACCAGTTGTGTACCATATGAATGAAGGCCACAGCGCTTTTCTGGCACTGGAGCGAATCGCGCGCGAGATCGAATCTCGCAAACTCGATTTAGATCAGGCCTACCTTATGATTAAACAGTCGACGGTTTTTACCACACATACTCCTGTACCAGCGGGAATCGATGAGTTCTCGACCGATCTGATGGAGAAATATTTTAAAAACTACGCCTCCCGGCTGAACCTGTCTTTCAGGGAATTTCTAAACCTCGGAAGGCTCGACAGCTCCTCGGGAAACGCACCTTTTAACATGGCGCTTCTGGCAATTCGGGCGGCGTCTTTTATAAATGGTGTTTCCCAGTTGCATGGCGAGGTCTCGCGCAAGATGTTCCAGAGTGCGTGGAAGAATATTCCGCCCGAGGAAGTACCGGTGATTCATATCACCAACGGTGTCCATACCCGTTCCTGGATCTCTCACGATATGGCTACCCTTTTTGATCGTTATCTGGGACCGCGCTGGGCCAGTCGTCCAGCCGATCAAACCGTCTGGGAGAGGGTCGAGTCGATTCCGGATGAAGAACTCTGGCAGACCCATGAACGCCGTCGTGAGAGGCTGATAGCTTTTGCGCGACGCAGGCTGTTCAATCAGCTTGAGAAACGGGGTGCGCTCAGTTCGGAGCTGGCTCATGCCCAGGAAGTTCTTAACCCGGACATACTCACAATCGGTTTTGCGCGCAGGTTCGCTACCTATAAACGCGGGACTTTGATCCTGCATGACCTTGATCGACTCAAGCAGATCCTCTGCAACCGCAAGCGTCCGGTTCAGATTATATTTGCAGGTAAAGCCCATCCACGGGATTTCGAGGGCAAAGAACTGATCAAGCAGATCGTCCATGTCGCCCGCGACGAGCAACTCCGCCGGCATATCGTGTTTTTGGAAAACTACGATATCAAGCTGGCGCGCTACCTGGTGCAGGGTATCGATGTATGGCTAAACAATCCACTCCGCCCGATGGAAGCTTCCGGAACGAGCGGAATGAAGGTAGTCTTCAATGGCGGTATTAATTTCTCGACTCTGGATGGCTGGTGGGTGGAAGGTTACACCCGTGAAACCGGCTGGAGTATCGGCATGGGCGAGGTCTATGATAACCTGGCTTACCAGAACGAAGTTGAAGCCAATGCTCTCTATGATACGCTCGAGAAAGAGATCGCTCATCTATATTACGATCGCGGACCGGATGGCCTCCCGCGCAAATGGATTCATAAAATGAAGGAATCCATGAAGGGCTTGTGCCCGATTTTTAATACCAATCGAATGGTCAAGGAGTATGCCGAGAAATTCTATCTGCCGGCTTTCCGCCAGAGCAGGATTCTGCAGAACCGCGGGATGGCCGAGTTGAAGGATTTTTCGGAATGGCATAAACGGATGCAACGTAAATGGGACCAGGTGCGGGTGGTTGGAATCTCCAACAACTTGGGACCATCGATTTCAGTCGGCGAAAACCTCAATCTCGAAGCAGTGATTAACCTGGGTGAACTGAAGCCGGCCGATGTCATGGTGCAGTTGATTATCGGCAATCTCGACGCCGAAGGCCGAATTCGTGAACCGAAGAAATATGTCATGAATGCCGGTGAGCAAAACGGTGACGGTTCGATTCGCTACAATGCCAGTATCGCTTTCAGGGGAAGCGGCAATCACGGTTTTACTGTCCGGGTTCTTCCGAATTACAGGCTTTTGATGAATCCGTTCGAGATGGGACTGATTGCCTGGGCCGACAACGAGCTCTGA